From Gimesia panareensis, the proteins below share one genomic window:
- a CDS encoding succinylglutamate desuccinylase/aspartoacylase family protein: MSSLSLINSIVITGQQPGPHLLILGGVHGDEYEPMAAIRSLKKLIEPEELSGKVTLVPVVNQPAYERSSRCGPDELDLARTFPGAPDGSISQQIAHQATQLIESADYLIDLHTGGLISDLAPFSGYCLHSDQTILETQRKMARAFGLPVVWGTSAELQGRSLSAARDAGVPAIYAEWGGGSRCLPEAVSGYAAGCLSVMSALGMQETPVKTQPIQYHIEDNREQSGHLQLQNHAPVSGFFEPAVKLMETVQAGDSLGTICSLLGDEITTITASQTGVILGLRTLPYVKQDEWLAVILETDRPAPSTDSP, from the coding sequence ATGTCGAGCTTATCTCTCATTAATTCGATTGTCATCACAGGTCAGCAACCGGGACCGCACTTGCTCATTCTGGGTGGCGTTCACGGCGACGAATACGAACCGATGGCCGCCATCCGCAGCCTCAAGAAGTTAATCGAACCAGAGGAGCTGAGCGGCAAAGTCACGCTGGTCCCCGTGGTCAACCAGCCCGCCTACGAACGCAGCAGCCGCTGTGGTCCGGACGAACTGGATCTGGCACGTACCTTTCCCGGTGCTCCCGATGGTTCCATCTCCCAGCAGATCGCGCATCAGGCGACACAATTGATCGAGTCAGCCGACTACCTGATCGATCTGCATACGGGAGGCCTGATTTCCGATCTGGCCCCCTTCTCCGGTTACTGCCTGCACTCAGATCAGACCATCCTCGAAACACAGCGCAAGATGGCCCGTGCGTTCGGCCTCCCGGTCGTCTGGGGAACCTCCGCGGAACTGCAGGGCCGCTCCCTCTCCGCAGCCCGCGATGCAGGTGTCCCCGCGATCTACGCCGAATGGGGAGGCGGCAGCCGCTGTCTTCCTGAAGCCGTCTCCGGTTATGCCGCCGGCTGTCTGTCCGTCATGTCGGCCCTGGGCATGCAAGAGACTCCCGTGAAGACTCAGCCGATCCAGTACCATATCGAAGACAACCGTGAACAGAGCGGACACCTGCAGCTGCAGAACCATGCGCCCGTCTCGGGCTTTTTTGAACCCGCCGTCAAGTTAATGGAAACGGTACAGGCAGGAGATTCACTGGGAACCATCTGCTCGCTCCTGGGAGATGAAATCACCACGATTACAGCCAGCCAGACCGGCGTGATCCTGGGACTCCGGACCCTGCCCTATGTGAAACAGGATGAGTGGCTGGCGGTGATTCTGGAAACCGATCGTCCTGCCCCCAGTACTGACTCCCCCTGA